The Trichoderma atroviride chromosome 5, complete sequence genome contains a region encoding:
- a CDS encoding uncharacterized protein (EggNog:ENOG41~SECRETED:SignalP(1-17)) produces MGLAVLLLTAFVGLAKGLASTDTITWGGDNSRAGYQTNHNMDPSVVGSSSFGQLFQTLLPGTYGGAAEQIFSQPLVYTPSSGTKQYVYVATTQNNVYKLDAKTGAIVASRNLHIPFLAADLDGCVDINPNIGVTATGVIDPDTDTIYYTSKTYANQAAINTPQGLAAGRYFIHALDANDLSERPNFPVPLEGVISRNSDVRMFNGGIHHQRTALLHTGQFIYAGFASHCVQYNFTGWIIGWDKTSGKLVEYYAMEGKGVPNDIRGAGVWMSGGGIASDDAGSIWYATGNGYASQLSNVPVKGFNPPYFLGRSRRAHDNQHRRQLKPD; encoded by the exons ATGGGTTTAGCCGTGCTGCTGTTGACGGCCTTTGTCGGCCTGGCCAAAGGGCTGGCCTCGACGGATACCATTACCTGGGGCGGTGATAACTCTAGGGCTGGATACCAAAC GAACCACAATATGGATCCCTCTGTCGTGGGGAGCTCTTCATTTGGCCAGCTGTTCCAGACTCTCCTTCCTGGCACCTACGGTGGTGCAGCCGAGCAAATTTTCTCTCAGCCTCTCGTTTACACTCCCAGTAGTGGAACTAAGCAGTACGTTTATGTGGCTACAACGCAAAACAATGTCTACAAGCTCGATGCAAAGACTGGCGCGATTGTGGCTTCGAGAAACCTGCACATTCCCTTCCTGGCTGCCGATCTCGATGGATGTGTCGATATCAACCCCAATATTGGCGTCACTGCTACTGGTGTCATTGATCCTGATACCGATACCATCTACTACACCTCAAAGACATATGCCAACCAAGCTGCGATAAATACACCACAGGGTCTGGCTGCTGGACGATACTTCATCCATGCCTTAGATGCCAATGACCTGAGCGAGAGGCCCAACTTCCCGGTTCCCCTGGAAGGGGTCATTTCTCGCAACAGTGATGTGCGAATGTTCAATGGAGGCATTCACCATCAGCGCACTGCATTGTTGCACACCGGCCAGTTCATCTACGCTGGATTTGCGTCACACTGTGTCCAGTATAACTTCACTGGCTGGATCATCGGCTGGGACAAGACCAGTGGCAAGCTGGTTGAATACTACGCCATGGAAGGCAAAGGCGTGCCCAATGATATTCGAGGTGCAGGAGTCTGGATGTCTGGTGGAGGTATCGCATCTGACGACGCTGGCTCTATTTGGTATGCCACCGGCAATGGATACGCGTCACAGTTGTCCAATGTCCCTGTCAAGGGCTTCAATCCCCCCTACTTCCTTGGAAGAAGCCGCCGTGCACATGACAATCAACACCGACGGCAGCTTAAACCTGATTGA
- a CDS encoding uncharacterized protein (MEROPS:MER0042827), with translation MTDILDGRSLADFTGLAAPGGFSYGDVLGAGQGWAKSILMHDNTRREFAAFFKRPDTFALGVCNGCQMLTRIKELIPGAKDWPTFVDNTSEQFEARYSMVKVEVDKSKPSVFFHGMDSSELPIVVSHGEGRASFSSPNSLQTLTESGMVPLRYVDNRGNVTEQYPYNPNGSPMGVAGVSSPDGRVVAMMPHPERTIMADITSYAPPEDLEQWGEFGPWLRMFRSARRWVG, from the coding sequence ATGACGGACATTCTGGATGGCCGATCACTTGCCGACTTCACCGGTCTGGCAGCCCCTGGAGGCTTCTCGTACGGTGACGTCCTCGGCGCTGGCCAGGGCTGGGCCAAGTCGATTCTGATGCACGATAACACGCGCAGAGAGTTTGCCGCCTTCTTTAAGCGTCCCGACACCTTTGCGCTGGGTGTGTGCAACGGCTGCCAGATGCTCACCAGGATCAAGGAGCTGATCCCCGGCGCCAAGGACTGGCCCACTTTCGTGGACAACACCAGCGAGCAGTTCGAGGCCCGCTACAGCATGGTCAAGGTGGAGGTCGACAAGTCCAAGccctccgtcttcttccacggcATGGACAGCTCCGAGCTGCCCATTGTCGTGTCCCACGGAGAAGGCCGcgcctccttctcctcgccAAACTCCCTCCAGACCTTGACGGAGTCTGGCATGGTGCCCCTGCGATACGTTGACAACCGCGGCAACGTGACGGAGCAGTACCCGTACAACCCCAACGGCAGCCCGATGGGTGTTGCCGGTGTGTCCAGCCCCGACGGCCGTGTCGTCGCCATGATGCCTCACCCCGAGCGCACTATTATGGCAGACATTACCAGCTACGCGCCTCCAGAGGATCTTGAGCAATGGGGCGAATTCGGCCCCTGGCTGAGAATGTTCCGCAGTGCCCGCAGATGGGTCGGTTAG
- a CDS encoding uncharacterized protein (EggNog:ENOG41): MAPQLLHLPDGQTFTVTPVFAGLGFKSHEMNMHPNAFPVGWNVVLHTEEEVESPFEPYERRRRSDADEADDKESQNDDDNDDYSNRSRSSRPASSRTKTRVHPFVRPTLLNDTLFISSISNPSNSDFKPAASPTRQIAMMLWVTLYWYFHQPKPSAQLDVLAARDTPDDAKPRGEWRINIKRDGVLRGRNLIPKLERMGLIAAADSSCGTSPDDGGDEWARMFVSQRMFWQIPGHLFLFTLQPNNRAFSSVPGSPVTSRPSSPHSELAMSQYPSMDSLARMDNDLPGGPMPTSVPTTHTVPLGPFYSSSHLPTYFPPPPLQYTFTDGVRHPVRPKPHRMGEIFYSRFVPSVGRYLSLRVASTSTKPVPYLGPIGSKPTEHAHLTSLTDMQLLQTWMAKPRVSEFWGEYKPGFLEDALQKRHSFPVIAAWDGTPFGYFEIYWVKEDILGRHLATGAGDFDRGVHVFIGEEWARGRVPAWLTSLVHWCFIADNRTMSVSLEPRIDNERMLRHLDEAGFGKERQISFPHKQSWHVRLWRDAWEGPAL; this comes from the exons atggcgccgcagctgctgcatctgcccgATGGCCAGACCTTCACCGTCACGCCCGTCTTCGCCGGCCTCGGCTTCAAGAGCCACGAGATGAACATGCACCCCAACGCCTTCCCCGTCGGCTGGAACGTCGTGCTGCAcaccgaggaggaggtcGAGTCGCCCTTTGAGCCCTacgagcgccgccgccgcagcgatGCCGACGAGGCTGACGATAAAGAGAGCcaaaacgacgacgacaacgacgactaCAGCAACCGCAGCCGATCGTCGCGGCCGGCGTCGTCGCGCACAAAGACGCGCGTGCACCCCTTTGTGCGCCCGACGCTGCTCAACGACAcgctcttcatctcgtcCATCTCGAACCCGTCCAACTCCGACTTCAAGCCCGCCGCCAGCCCCACGCGCCAGATCGCCATGATGCTGTGGGTGACGCTGTACTGGTACTTCCACcagcccaagcccagcgcCCAGCTCGACGTGCTCGCCGCCAGAGACACGCCCGACGATGCGAAGCCCCGCGGCGAGTGGCGCATCAACATCAAGCGCGACGGCGTGCTGCGCGGCCGCAACCTGATCCCCAAGCTGGAGCGCATGGGCCTGATTGCCGCGGCAGACTCGTCGTGCGGCACGAGCCCCgatgacggcggcgacgagtGGGCGCGCATGTTTGTCTCGCAGCGCATGTTCTGGCAGATCCCGGGCCACCTGTTCCTCTTCACGCTGCAGCCCAACAACCGCGCCTTCTCGTCTGTGCCCGGGTCGCCGGTGACTAGTCGTCCCAGCTCTCCCCACAGCGAGTTGGCCATGAGCCAGTACCCGTCCATGGACAGCCTCGCGCGCATGGATAACGATCTGCCGGGCGGGCCGATGCCCACGAGCGTTCCAACGACGCATACCGTGCCCCTGGGGCCCTTTTACTCGTCGTCGCATCTCCCGACGTAttttcctcctccgccgctgcAGTACACCTTCACAGACGGCGTTCGACACCCGGTGCGGCCGAAACCCCATAGGATGGGGGAGATTTTCTATTCGCGCTTCGTACCCAGTGTTGGACGATACCTGTCTCTGCGGGTTgcctcgacgtcgacgaAACCAGTGCCCTACCTAGGCCCCATTGGATCCAAGCCCACGGAACACGCACACTTGACCTCTTTAACAGACATGCAGCTGCTCCAAACGTGGATGGCGAAACCCCGAGTCAGCGAGTTCTGGGGCGAGTACAAGCCCGGCTTCCTCGAAGACGCCCTCCAGAAGCGGCACTCGTTCCCCGTTATTGCTGCGTGGGACGGCACCCCCTTTGGCTACTTTGAGATATACTGGGTCAAGGAGGACATTCTCGGTCGACACCTGGCCACGGGCGCGGGCGATTTTGATCGTGGCGTTCATGTCTTTATTGGCGAGGAGTGGGCGAGGGGCAGAGTGCCTGCGTGGCTGACGAGTCTTGTGCATTGGTGCTTTATTGCGGATAATCGGACCATGAGCGTGTCGCTGGAGCCGAGGATTGATAATGAGAG AATGTTGCGGCATCTAGACGAAGCGGGTTTTGGAAAGGAGAGGCAGATTTCCTTTCCGCATAAACAGTCGTGGCATGTCAGGCTGTGGAGGGATGCATGGGAAGGGCCAGCATTGTAA